Proteins encoded in a region of the Sulfurimonas marina genome:
- a CDS encoding CZB domain-containing protein: MKKEEVLEHLRAAKSAHIKWVQKAKLLINGVDIQESSIPVDSTECNFGKWFYSDGQVLNSLSNNPLECMQGIEKLHFELHDQYLKIFNIYFSNEKKTGFFAKLFGFTRKSISDAELQLSETYYKELEEISKKLLDEINRLERRLIAIPAEKIEQLV; this comes from the coding sequence ATGAAAAAAGAAGAGGTGTTAGAACATTTAAGAGCTGCTAAATCTGCGCACATTAAATGGGTTCAAAAAGCAAAGCTATTAATTAATGGTGTTGATATACAAGAGAGTTCAATACCGGTTGATTCTACAGAGTGTAATTTTGGAAAATGGTTTTATAGTGACGGTCAGGTTTTAAACTCGTTATCGAACAACCCTTTGGAGTGTATGCAAGGGATAGAAAAACTACATTTTGAATTGCATGATCAATATTTGAAGATCTTTAATATATATTTTTCAAATGAGAAAAAAACAGGTTTTTTTGCTAAGCTTTTCGGCTTTACGAGAAAAAGTATATCTGATGCGGAACTACAGCTTTCTGAGACCTATTATAAGGAGTTAGAGGAGATCTCAAAAAAACTTTTAGATGAGATCAACAGACTTGAACGTCGTTTAATTGCTATTCCTGCAGAGAAGATTGAACAACTAGTGTAA
- the rsmA gene encoding 16S rRNA (adenine(1518)-N(6)/adenine(1519)-N(6))-dimethyltransferase RsmA, whose translation MNTHNVVAKKKFGQNFLQDQEVLRKIVEAMPKNDNKIVEIGPGLGDLTKFLVDVKSVEAFEVDTDLCKLLQSKFEEEINTKRLHINCGDVLEAWQSELINEPYDLVANLPYYIATNIILKALADPMCKNILVMVQLEVAEKFCANEGEKVFGSLGVITQSVGNARIIVKVPPTAFDPQPKVDSAVFLIQKQRDRSDKDFEELLRVAFTQPRKTLMKNLSAKYEKQRLQEAFNDLELLSTIRPHQVSTKDYHQLYKKIKN comes from the coding sequence ATGAATACACATAATGTTGTGGCTAAGAAGAAATTTGGACAGAATTTCCTGCAAGACCAAGAAGTTTTACGAAAAATCGTCGAAGCGATGCCCAAAAATGATAATAAAATTGTTGAAATTGGGCCTGGCTTAGGTGATTTAACTAAATTTTTAGTTGATGTCAAAAGTGTAGAAGCTTTTGAGGTAGATACCGATTTATGTAAACTGTTACAAAGTAAATTTGAAGAAGAGATCAATACCAAGCGACTCCATATAAATTGTGGAGATGTTTTAGAAGCTTGGCAGAGTGAGCTTATCAATGAGCCGTATGATTTAGTGGCAAACCTGCCCTATTATATAGCGACAAACATTATCCTCAAAGCCCTTGCAGATCCAATGTGTAAAAATATACTTGTAATGGTACAGCTTGAAGTAGCAGAAAAATTTTGTGCTAATGAAGGTGAAAAAGTTTTTGGTTCTTTGGGTGTAATAACTCAAAGTGTAGGAAATGCTAGAATCATAGTAAAAGTTCCCCCAACAGCTTTCGATCCTCAGCCTAAAGTTGATTCTGCCGTTTTTCTTATACAAAAACAAAGAGACAGATCAGATAAGGATTTCGAGGAACTGCTTAGAGTTGCATTTACGCAGCCTCGCAAAACTTTGATGAAAAATCTCTCTGCAAAATATGAAAAACAAAGACTTCAAGAGGCTTTTAACGACTTAGAGCTTTTATCGACTATCAGGCCTCATCAAGTTTCAACTAAGGACTATCACCAACTCTATAAAAAAATTAAAAATTAA
- a CDS encoding ribonuclease J: MAEENQEVKQQKPQTDRKPNNNRRNNNNRRQNTSNKSGDEKNTKPSSNNNRNRNRGGSRGRRNATVVDENLKSFVTKNQESHKQRLNPHYKLDLNSKAKVRITPLGGLGEIGGNIAVFETENEAILIDVGMSFPDEEMHGVDILIPDFSYLKEIKHKIVAVIITHAHEDHIGAMPYLYKEMQFPIYGTPLPLAMIGNKFDEHHLKDCRKYFNPIEKRQVYKIGNDFEIEWMHMTHSIIDSSSLAITTEAGTIIHTGDFKIDHTPVDGYPADLHRLAHYGDKGVLCLLSDSTNSHNPVPTPSELSVAPALDRVFSKAEGRVLLSTFSSNIHRVYQAIQYGIKYGRKVCVIGRSMERNIEIAMQYDYIRFPKNIFVDAEEVSRMNDKDVLIVTTGSQGEANSALFRMSIGEHRHIKIKPTDLIVLSSRAIPGNEGSISNMMNFIQRCGAKVAMDRDIHVSGHASIEEQKLMLRLVNPKFFLPVHGEYNHVMKHKETAVMCGVPERNILLMTDGEQIEVAPKYMRKVKTVKTGKTYIDNQNNLQIEDDIVIDRQKLANEGVVMLVVEVSEQDGKMINKPKVTSFGLVADKKDKAFAKEMEDVIEHFLINMKPGLTSNHKAFEADLRQAVRKHIYRRMKKYPLIVPHTFIH, encoded by the coding sequence ATGGCAGAAGAGAATCAAGAGGTAAAACAACAAAAACCTCAGACAGATCGTAAACCAAATAATAATAGAAGAAATAACAATAATCGTAGACAAAATACTTCTAATAAATCAGGTGATGAAAAAAATACAAAACCTTCATCAAATAACAATAGAAATAGAAACAGAGGTGGCTCAAGAGGGCGTAGAAACGCTACTGTTGTAGATGAAAACCTTAAATCTTTCGTAACAAAAAATCAAGAATCTCATAAACAAAGACTTAATCCTCACTATAAACTAGATCTTAACTCAAAAGCGAAAGTACGTATCACTCCGCTTGGTGGTTTAGGTGAAATCGGTGGAAATATTGCTGTTTTTGAGACTGAAAACGAAGCAATATTAATTGACGTAGGGATGAGTTTCCCTGATGAAGAGATGCACGGTGTAGATATCTTAATTCCTGATTTTTCATATCTTAAAGAGATTAAGCATAAGATCGTAGCGGTAATCATTACTCACGCTCACGAAGATCACATCGGTGCTATGCCGTATCTTTATAAAGAGATGCAATTCCCTATTTACGGGACACCGTTACCACTGGCAATGATTGGAAACAAATTTGATGAGCACCATTTAAAAGATTGCAGAAAATATTTTAACCCGATCGAAAAACGTCAAGTGTACAAAATTGGAAATGACTTTGAAATCGAGTGGATGCATATGACTCACTCTATCATTGACTCTTCGTCGTTAGCGATCACGACTGAAGCGGGGACTATTATCCACACGGGTGACTTTAAAATCGATCATACTCCGGTTGATGGATATCCGGCAGACTTACACCGTTTGGCACATTATGGAGACAAAGGTGTACTTTGTTTATTAAGTGACTCTACAAATTCACATAACCCGGTTCCAACACCATCAGAGCTGAGTGTTGCACCTGCATTAGATCGTGTGTTTTCAAAAGCTGAAGGAAGAGTACTTCTTTCAACGTTCAGTTCAAACATTCACCGTGTATATCAAGCTATCCAGTACGGTATCAAATATGGACGTAAAGTATGTGTTATCGGACGTAGTATGGAGAGAAATATAGAGATTGCAATGCAGTACGACTATATTCGTTTTCCTAAAAACATCTTCGTTGATGCGGAAGAGGTTTCTCGTATGAACGATAAAGATGTGTTAATTGTGACAACAGGTTCTCAGGGTGAGGCAAACTCAGCTCTGTTTAGAATGAGTATCGGTGAGCACAGACATATTAAGATCAAGCCTACTGACTTAATAGTTCTTTCTTCTCGTGCAATTCCAGGGAATGAGGGAAGTATCTCAAATATGATGAACTTTATTCAAAGATGTGGTGCAAAAGTTGCGATGGATAGAGATATTCACGTCTCCGGTCACGCTTCAATTGAAGAGCAAAAACTTATGCTTCGCCTTGTAAATCCTAAGTTCTTCTTACCTGTTCACGGTGAGTATAACCACGTTATGAAGCACAAAGAGACGGCTGTAATGTGTGGAGTTCCTGAAAGAAATATTCTTCTTATGACAGACGGTGAGCAGATTGAGGTTGCACCGAAATATATGAGAAAAGTAAAAACTGTTAAAACAGGTAAAACTTACATCGATAACCAAAACAATCTTCAGATTGAAGATGATATCGTAATCGATCGTCAAAAACTTGCTAACGAGGGTGTTGTAATGCTTGTTGTTGAAGTAAGCGAGCAAGACGGCAAAATGATTAACAAACCGAAAGTTACATCATTTGGTTTAGTAGCTGACAAAAAAGACAAAGCGTTTGCTAAAGAGATGGAAGATGTGATCGAACACTTCTTAATCAATATGAAGCCGGGGCTTACAAGCAACCATAAAGCTTTTGAAGCAGACTTGCGTCAAGCGGTACGTAAACATATCTATAGAAGAATGAAAAAGTATCCACTTATCGTTCCACATACATTTATCCACTAA
- the folE gene encoding GTP cyclohydrolase I FolE, whose protein sequence is MSDNKNTEFENAVKMMMQHVGEDPTREGLLDTPKRVRKAYEFIYGGYKEDPKEILSKALFTSSNDEMVLVKDIEFYSTCEHHLLPIIGRVHVAYIPDGKVVGLSKIPRVVNVFARRMQIQEQLTEQIADAIMDTIEPKGVAVVVQARHMCMEMRGVEKINSTTTSSALRGLFKKDDKTRAEFFSLINSPAGSRF, encoded by the coding sequence TTGTCAGACAACAAAAATACAGAATTTGAAAATGCAGTAAAAATGATGATGCAGCATGTTGGTGAAGATCCGACAAGAGAGGGGCTTTTAGATACTCCTAAACGTGTTAGAAAAGCGTATGAGTTTATCTATGGCGGATATAAAGAAGATCCGAAAGAGATCCTTTCAAAAGCACTTTTTACAAGTAGTAATGATGAGATGGTACTTGTAAAAGATATAGAGTTTTATTCTACATGTGAACACCATCTTTTGCCTATTATCGGGCGTGTTCATGTTGCATATATTCCTGATGGAAAAGTGGTCGGTCTTTCAAAGATCCCTCGTGTTGTAAATGTTTTTGCACGCCGTATGCAGATTCAAGAGCAGTTAACTGAACAGATCGCAGATGCTATTATGGATACTATTGAGCCAAAAGGTGTAGCTGTTGTTGTTCAGGCTCGTCATATGTGTATGGAGATGAGAGGGGTTGAGAAGATAAACTCTACAACTACATCTTCAGCACTTCGCGGTTTGTTTAAAAAAGATGACAAAACAAGAGCGGAATTTTTCTCACTTATAAATTCTCCAGCGGGAAGCAGATTTTAA
- the fliI gene encoding flagellar protein export ATPase FliI: protein MALSSLREKLAKKNYSVAFGEVEKINATVIIAKGLNVSISDMVKIVSNETAQETVGMVTEVDGSFFYITPFSFVEGFRSGDRVFLDSTGLNIPVGDALLGRVVDPFMRPIDGKGPIESAKLSPIIKAPIPAMKRGMIDEVFGVGVKSIDGLLTCGKGQKLGIFAGSGVGKSTLMGMIVRGADAPIKVVALIGERGREVPEFIEKNLGGDLTNTVIIVATSDDSPLMRKYGAFAAMSVAEHFKDKNQDVLFIMDSVTRFAMAQREIGLALGEPPTSKGYPPSSLTLLPQLMERAGKEEGKGSITAFFTVLIEGDDMSDPIADQSRSILDGHIVLSREMTDFGIYPPVHILNSASRVMNDIISQEHFKAAMKFRRMYTLLKENETLIRIGAYNKGTDPELDEAIDKKESMQRFIAQGAMFKVSFEEAVTELTGIMG, encoded by the coding sequence ATGGCCCTATCGTCACTAAGAGAGAAACTTGCCAAGAAAAACTACTCGGTAGCTTTTGGTGAGGTTGAAAAGATCAATGCAACCGTCATCATCGCCAAGGGTTTAAATGTAAGTATTAGTGATATGGTAAAAATCGTCTCCAATGAAACAGCTCAAGAGACCGTAGGTATGGTTACAGAAGTTGACGGTTCATTTTTTTATATTACGCCGTTTAGCTTCGTAGAGGGGTTTCGCTCTGGTGATCGTGTCTTTTTAGACTCTACAGGGCTAAATATTCCCGTAGGTGATGCACTTTTGGGACGCGTAGTTGATCCGTTTATGCGTCCGATTGACGGAAAAGGTCCTATAGAGAGTGCAAAGCTCTCTCCAATTATCAAAGCTCCAATCCCTGCGATGAAGCGTGGAATGATCGATGAAGTGTTTGGCGTAGGGGTTAAAAGTATTGACGGGCTATTAACGTGTGGAAAAGGGCAAAAGCTGGGGATCTTTGCGGGAAGCGGTGTAGGTAAATCAACTTTAATGGGGATGATTGTCCGCGGTGCGGATGCTCCGATCAAAGTGGTAGCCCTGATTGGTGAGCGTGGACGTGAGGTTCCCGAATTTATAGAAAAAAATCTCGGTGGGGATCTGACTAATACGGTGATCATTGTTGCAACAAGTGATGATTCTCCCCTTATGAGAAAGTATGGTGCGTTTGCAGCGATGAGTGTAGCTGAGCATTTTAAAGATAAAAACCAGGATGTGCTTTTTATTATGGACTCGGTAACACGTTTTGCAATGGCACAGCGTGAGATTGGACTAGCTCTTGGTGAGCCTCCAACCTCAAAAGGGTATCCGCCGTCATCATTGACACTTTTACCGCAACTTATGGAGCGTGCAGGAAAAGAGGAGGGCAAAGGGAGTATTACAGCTTTCTTTACTGTTTTAATTGAGGGTGATGATATGAGTGATCCAATCGCCGATCAGTCCCGTTCTATCTTAGACGGACACATAGTGCTCTCAAGGGAGATGACGGACTTTGGGATCTACCCGCCTGTGCACATTTTAAACTCTGCTTCACGTGTAATGAACGACATTATCAGCCAAGAGCATTTCAAGGCTGCTATGAAGTTTCGCCGTATGTATACCCTTTTAAAAGAGAATGAAACATTGATCCGTATCGGTGCTTATAATAAGGGGACTGATCCGGAACTCGATGAAGCTATTGATAAAAAAGAATCAATGCAGCGCTTTATAGCACAAGGTGCAATGTTCAAAGTGAGTTTTGAAGAGGCCGTAACCGAACTCACAGGGATTATGGGCTGA
- a CDS encoding porin has translation MKLSKKALSLVALSLLTTTTFADTNQDIEALKAEIQELREITQTLADETSSLKTGVGFNVVDTTQSYSGLASAASKVYYSKSPLSIGGYGEMFYAYNKEDGKSLLDVYRFVPYVGYRFSDNIILNAELEFEHGGAEDDNTNSGYVVVEFMYLDFLINDYANIRAGHMLVPMGLINERHEPTLFTTVQRPQSEKYIIPSTWHDSGVMVYGQITDNLSYKLAAISALKTEADGKSWIRDGRGGSFKQTDPNLGFVARMDYTGINGLLVGASVYNAPSGDETSSRTTIADLHLDYKQSGFRLYGVYSQVDRSDAEDINATAVESAYGGYLNASFDILSLTNSSDMLPLFVQYEQLSPQDKLADGTGNESTKITTVGLNYFPHEQVVVKFDHAMQKGGFGDSDTTSISLGFIF, from the coding sequence ATGAAACTTTCTAAAAAAGCTTTATCGTTAGTAGCTCTTTCTTTACTAACAACAACTACTTTTGCAGATACAAATCAGGATATCGAAGCTTTAAAAGCAGAGATCCAAGAACTAAGAGAGATAACTCAGACACTTGCCGATGAAACAAGTTCGCTTAAAACAGGTGTAGGATTTAATGTTGTCGATACTACACAATCTTACAGTGGACTTGCAAGTGCTGCATCTAAAGTATATTACTCAAAATCACCTCTTAGTATCGGTGGGTATGGAGAGATGTTCTATGCTTACAATAAAGAGGATGGAAAATCATTACTAGATGTATATAGATTTGTTCCCTATGTAGGATACAGGTTTTCAGATAACATTATTTTAAACGCTGAATTAGAGTTTGAACACGGTGGTGCAGAAGACGATAATACAAATAGCGGTTACGTAGTAGTAGAGTTTATGTATCTTGATTTCTTGATCAATGACTATGCAAATATCCGTGCCGGTCATATGCTTGTGCCAATGGGACTTATCAATGAAAGACACGAACCGACACTTTTTACAACCGTACAAAGACCACAGAGTGAAAAATATATTATCCCTTCTACATGGCATGACAGCGGGGTAATGGTTTATGGACAGATTACAGACAACCTTTCATACAAACTTGCAGCAATCAGTGCTCTAAAAACAGAAGCGGATGGAAAAAGCTGGATACGTGACGGACGCGGCGGTTCTTTTAAACAAACAGATCCGAACCTTGGTTTTGTGGCAAGAATGGATTATACAGGTATAAACGGTTTACTTGTCGGAGCTTCTGTATATAATGCCCCTTCGGGTGATGAAACAAGTTCTAGAACTACGATCGCAGATCTTCATTTAGACTACAAACAAAGTGGATTTAGACTATATGGGGTATATTCTCAAGTAGATCGTTCAGATGCAGAGGATATTAATGCAACGGCGGTAGAAAGTGCTTATGGAGGATACCTAAATGCAAGTTTTGATATACTCTCATTAACAAACTCTAGCGATATGCTTCCCCTTTTTGTACAATATGAGCAGTTATCTCCACAAGATAAGCTTGCAGACGGGACAGGTAATGAAAGTACAAAGATCACAACTGTGGGTCTTAACTACTTCCCACATGAACAAGTTGTAGTAAAATTCGATCATGCTATGCAAAAAGGCGGTTTCGGCGACAGCGATACAACAAGCATCTCATTAGGATTTATCTTCTAA
- a CDS encoding FMN-binding protein: protein MKLLILFLSALQLSAGMLLSPQEVLKSNFGSDTTITEKNIILKRAQKQAVQKAAQTKLNSSIVRTYKVSKGSEHIAYAILLSNKIRSKNGVYLYTINAQDVLESIEVVAFNEPLEYMPNDTWKKQFTNTNTTQHLNIPKNISTITGATLSARSITESANVAMQIYNLVLKAQK, encoded by the coding sequence ATGAAACTTCTCATCCTATTTTTATCCGCACTACAACTTAGTGCGGGGATGCTACTCTCACCACAAGAGGTACTAAAAAGTAATTTTGGTAGTGATACAACAATTACAGAAAAAAATATTATTCTAAAAAGAGCACAAAAACAGGCAGTTCAAAAAGCTGCACAAACAAAGCTCAACTCCTCTATAGTACGTACTTACAAAGTCTCTAAAGGTTCAGAGCACATTGCTTATGCTATTTTACTTTCCAACAAGATCCGCTCAAAAAACGGTGTATATCTCTATACAATAAATGCACAAGATGTTCTAGAGTCAATTGAAGTTGTCGCATTTAATGAACCTTTAGAATATATGCCTAACGATACATGGAAAAAACAGTTTACAAATACAAATACGACGCAACACCTAAACATTCCAAAAAATATCTCTACAATTACCGGTGCTACTCTTAGTGCCAGAAGTATTACTGAAAGTGCCAACGTTGCAATGCAGATATATAACCTTGTTTTAAAGGCTCAAAAGTGA